One Festucalex cinctus isolate MCC-2025b chromosome 1, RoL_Fcin_1.0, whole genome shotgun sequence genomic region harbors:
- the best4 gene encoding bestrophin-4, producing the protein MTVSYTLEVANVRFGGFSKLLFRWKGSIYKLLYKEFLLFSGVYVFFSALYRLMLTPKQQDVFERIALYCDQFTNTNFIPVLFVLGFYVTLAFNRWWGQYTSFPLPDNLMMVVSGNVHGADERGRLLRRTLMRYANLSSVLILRSISTRVHKRFPTLEHVVEAGFMTSHELKILESLHSDFNKYWMPLTWFANLASKAREEARVRDDIALRLLMDELNNYRAKCSLLFHYDWISIPLVYTQVVTLAVYSFFALCVVGRQFLNPDKGYKDHKFDLYVPVFTLLQFFFYAGWLKVGELIINPFGEDDDDFETNHLIDRNIQVSMLAVDDMYQNLAPLEKDKHWAQRHFSIPYTVSTAADRLRPTFKGSTFDMRMSLEDLELEQPADTFTLQVPSLEEHKNGLLRGCSLPSLTDVSTRLMEDVNEDESPLAEEKD; encoded by the exons ATGACTGTGTCATACACGCTTGAGGTGGCCAACGTGAGGTTTGGAGGCTTCTCCAAACTCTTGTTCAGGTGGAAGGGCAGCATCTACAAGCTGCTCTACAAGGAATTTCTACTCTTCTCTGGCGTCTACGTCTTCTTCAGTGCGCTTTACAG GTTGATGCTGACACCAAAGCAGCAGGATGTTTTTGAACGTATCGCGCTTTACTGTGACCAATTCACCAACACCAACTTCATCCCTGTCCTCTTTGTACTCG GCTTTTACGTGACGCTGGCGTTTAACCGTTGGTGGGGTCAATACACCAGCTTCCCGCTGCCCGACAACCTGATGATGGTGGTCTCCGGGAACGTCCACGGGGCCGACGAGAGGGGTCGCCTGCTGCGGCGCACTCTCATGCGATATGCGAACCTGTCGTCAGTGTTGATCCTTCGCTCCATCAGCACCAGAGTGCACAAGCGATTCCCCACGCTGGAGCACGTGGTGGAGGCTG GCTTCATGACATCACACGAGTTGAAGATTTTGGAGTCATTGCACTCGGACTTCAACAAGTATTGGATGCCGCTGACCTGGTTCGCCAACCTGGCATCCAAAGCGAGAGAGGAGGCCCGCGTGAGGGACGACATCGCTTTGAGGCTCCTCATGGAT GAGCTAAATAACTACAGAGCCAAATGTAGTCTTTTGTTCCACTATGACTGGATCAGCATCCCTCTGGTGTACACTCAG GTGGTGACCTTAGCGGTCTACTCCTTCTTCGCCTTGTGCGTCGTCGGCCGCCAGTTCCTGAACCCGGACAAAGGCTACAAGGACCACAAGTTTGACTTGTACGTGCCCGTCTTCACGCTACTGCAGTTCTTCTTCTATGCCGGATGGCTGAAGGTGGGAGAACTGATCATCAACCCGTTCggcgaggacgacgacgacttcGAGACCAACCATCTGATTGACAGAAACATACAG GTGTCCATGCTGGCTGTGGATGACATGTACCAGAATCTGGCACCCTTGGAAAAAGACAAGCACTGGGCCCAAAGACATTTCTCCATCCCTTACACCGTGTCTACTGCAGCAGATCGCCTCAGACCAACTTTCAAAGGCTCCACCTTTGATATGAG GATGAGCTTGGAGGATCTCGAGCTGGAGCAGCCTGCTGACACTTTCACACTGCAGGTCCCCTCGCTGGAGGAGCACAAAAACGGCCTCCTGCGGGGTTGCAGCCTTCCTTCACTGACGGATGTGTCGACACGTTTGATGGAGGATGTCAATGAGGATGAGAGCCCTCTTGCGGAAGAAAAGGACTAG